The Temnothorax longispinosus isolate EJ_2023e chromosome 7, Tlon_JGU_v1, whole genome shotgun sequence genome contains a region encoding:
- the LOC139816778 gene encoding leukotriene A-4 hydrolase-like has protein sequence MNILRSTKMDFSGSTEDPHTFAKPEQARVTDIHLELIVDFKQKVLKGKAILTIKKKSSISGIFLDNYGLIISRVTNIDGTDLDYHVGIHHIFGSSFYVELPPTVDTTCNSNNECKIEIEYKTSSDSPALYWLTSAQTANGTHPFLLSNNKVNKDIFPH, from the exons atgaatattttaagatctACTAAAATGGATTTCTCAGGATCTACTGAAGATCCACACACTTTTGCGAAACCAG AACAAGCACGTGTAACCGATATCCATTTAGAACTGATTGTGGATTTTAAGCAAAAAGTTCTTAAAGGAAAAGCGATATTgactataaaaaagaaatcttcaATTAGTGGGATA TTCTTAGATAACTATGGGCTTATTATATCACGTGTCACAAATATTGATGGAACAGATTTAGATTATCATGTTGGAATCCATCACATTTTTGGAAGCTCATTTTATGTAGAGTTACCACCAACTGTCGATACTACTTGCAATTCTAACAAtga ATGTAAAATcgaaattgaatataaaacaaGCTCAGATTCTCCTGCATTATATTGGTTAACATCTGCACAAACTGCCAATGGTACACATCCCTTTTTACTGTCTAACAACAAGGTAAACAAAGACATTTTTCCACATTAA